The proteins below come from a single Mycolicibacterium sp. TY81 genomic window:
- a CDS encoding Rieske 2Fe-2S domain-containing protein produces the protein MAKPTLPMKPTGWFQVAWSDEVEVGVVHAMKYFGEEMVAWRAESGAVTVMNAYCEHLGAHLGFGGHVVGETIQCPFHGWQWNAEGRNVCIPYQDRPNRGRRIRTYPVTERNEAIYIWHDVEGREPFFEAPDVFASFNDGSSAADYYPQQRLFRETLELHPQYVLENGVDFAHFKFVHQTPIVPVFTRHDFAAPVSYVDFTITFEGSDQQSIEDVRSGVEAINGGLGIAVTKSWGMIDNRTISAVTPVDECTSDVRFMVYIGRTPGKDSPRAAERAAAFGDEVIRQFTQDIHIWSHQRYADPPALATAEYEGFTAIRKWAMQFYPETPKG, from the coding sequence ATGGCCAAACCCACGCTGCCCATGAAGCCGACGGGATGGTTCCAGGTCGCCTGGTCGGACGAGGTCGAAGTCGGCGTGGTGCACGCCATGAAGTACTTCGGCGAGGAGATGGTCGCCTGGCGCGCCGAATCCGGCGCCGTCACCGTCATGAACGCCTACTGCGAGCATCTCGGCGCACACCTCGGCTTCGGCGGCCACGTCGTCGGCGAGACCATCCAGTGCCCGTTCCACGGCTGGCAGTGGAACGCCGAAGGCCGCAACGTCTGCATCCCGTACCAGGACCGGCCCAACCGCGGCCGCCGGATTCGTACCTACCCCGTCACCGAGCGCAACGAGGCCATCTACATCTGGCACGACGTCGAGGGCCGGGAGCCGTTCTTCGAGGCGCCCGACGTGTTCGCATCGTTCAACGACGGCAGCAGCGCCGCCGACTACTACCCCCAGCAGCGACTGTTCCGCGAAACCCTCGAGCTGCATCCGCAGTACGTCCTGGAGAACGGCGTCGACTTCGCGCACTTCAAGTTCGTGCACCAGACGCCGATCGTGCCGGTGTTCACCCGGCACGACTTCGCGGCACCGGTCTCCTACGTCGACTTCACGATCACCTTCGAGGGCAGCGACCAGCAGTCGATCGAGGATGTCCGCAGCGGCGTCGAGGCGATCAACGGCGGTCTCGGCATCGCCGTCACCAAGAGCTGGGGCATGATCGACAACCGCACCATCTCGGCCGTCACCCCCGTCGACGAGTGCACCTCCGACGTGCGATTCATGGTCTACATCGGGCGGACACCGGGCAAGGACAGCCCCCGGGCCGCCGAGCGCGCCGCCGCCTTCGGCGACGAGGTGATCCGGCAGTTCACCCAGGACATCCACATCTGGTCGCATCAGCGCTATGCGGATCCGCCGGCGCTGGCCACCGCCGAATACGAGGGCTTCACCGCAATCCGCAAGTGGGCCATGCAGTTCTATCCCGAAACCCCGAAGGGCTGA
- a CDS encoding glycoside hydrolase family 76 protein produces MDQRPVERSDGDAVWANRAASAETAVFNRHIRRLWGIPGTQLGVVAWPSTRADRLFKSWDYWWQAHLLDCMVDAQLRDPQEYRVARISRQIRGHRLRNNGSWTNNYYDDMAWLALALERSGRLVGVARPKALKTFADQFLNAWVPEDGGGIPWRKQDQFFNAPANGPAGIFLARHDRLRRAQQMADWIDGTLIDPDTHLVFDGIKGGSMVRAQYTYCQGVVLGLEVELAVRTGDPRHAERVHRLVAAVKDHMLDDGVIRGAGGGDGGLFGAILARYLTLVATTLPGDTEADDAARTTARELVLKSAESAWDYRQSVNGIPLFGAFWNRAAELPKDTGEQAKSVDGAVNSSDIPERDLSVQVAGWMLMEAAHTLTAEAGES; encoded by the coding sequence ATGGATCAGCGTCCGGTGGAGCGGAGCGACGGGGATGCAGTCTGGGCGAACCGTGCGGCCAGCGCCGAGACGGCGGTGTTCAACCGGCATATCCGGCGGCTCTGGGGGATACCCGGCACCCAGCTGGGCGTGGTGGCCTGGCCGTCGACGCGTGCCGACCGGCTGTTCAAGAGCTGGGACTACTGGTGGCAGGCGCACCTGCTGGACTGCATGGTCGATGCGCAGCTGCGCGACCCCCAGGAGTACCGCGTTGCCCGCATCAGCCGTCAGATCCGCGGACATCGCCTGCGCAACAACGGGTCCTGGACCAACAACTACTACGACGACATGGCGTGGCTGGCGCTCGCACTGGAGCGGTCCGGCCGGCTGGTCGGGGTGGCCCGGCCCAAGGCGCTCAAGACGTTTGCCGACCAGTTCCTCAACGCGTGGGTGCCCGAGGACGGCGGCGGTATCCCGTGGCGCAAACAGGACCAGTTCTTCAACGCACCGGCGAACGGTCCGGCCGGCATCTTCCTGGCCCGCCACGACCGCCTGCGGCGGGCGCAGCAGATGGCCGACTGGATCGACGGCACGCTGATCGACCCCGATACGCACCTGGTGTTCGACGGCATCAAGGGCGGTTCCATGGTGCGCGCCCAGTACACGTACTGCCAGGGCGTGGTGCTGGGCCTGGAAGTGGAGCTGGCCGTGCGTACCGGCGATCCGCGGCACGCGGAGCGGGTGCACCGCCTGGTGGCAGCGGTCAAGGACCACATGCTGGACGACGGCGTGATCAGGGGCGCGGGAGGCGGCGACGGTGGCCTGTTCGGCGCCATCCTGGCCCGCTACCTGACGCTGGTGGCCACGACCTTGCCGGGGGATACCGAGGCGGACGACGCGGCCAGGACGACCGCGCGCGAGCTGGTGCTCAAATCAGCGGAATCGGCGTGGGACTACCGGCAGTCCGTCAACGGCATCCCGCTGTTCGGCGCGTTCTGGAACCGTGCGGCCGAGCTGCCGAAGGACACCGGCGAGCAGGCGAAATCCGTTGACGGCGCGGTGAATTCGTCTGATATCCCGGAACGCGACCTGTCGGTACAGGTGGCCGGCTGGATGCTGATGGAAGCGGCCCACACGTTGACCGCTGAGGCCGGGGAGTCCTGA
- a CDS encoding dihydrodipicolinate reductase, with amino-acid sequence MSKIRVFQVATGNVGTEMIRRIGKRPDLELVGLHCYTTEKVGRDAGEIAGIGPIGVIATGSVDDIIAAKPDVLTFHGVFPDEDLYVKVLEAGINIVTTADWITGWHRDTNHPHPSGRPVSQLLAEACAKGGSTFYGTGMNPGVNQILGVVCSADVAEIENVTTIESVDVSCHHSKDTWIEVGYGLPVDDPSIPAKLEKYTRVFADSVLMMADCFGLELDEVTFSAELGACTKDVDLGWYTLPKGSLGGNYIKYQGMVDGVPRIETHLEWQMTPHTDPSWNIKGCYITQIKGDPCVYNKHMIYPKPGVDLSNPDNFASIGMTVTGLPALNVIASVVKAPPGLLTSADVPLRGFAGRFNI; translated from the coding sequence ATGTCCAAGATTCGCGTCTTCCAGGTGGCAACCGGCAACGTCGGTACCGAGATGATCAGGCGCATCGGCAAGCGTCCCGACCTCGAGTTGGTCGGATTGCATTGCTATACAACGGAAAAAGTGGGACGCGATGCCGGCGAGATCGCGGGTATCGGGCCGATCGGCGTCATCGCCACCGGCTCGGTCGACGACATCATCGCCGCGAAACCCGATGTCCTCACCTTTCACGGCGTCTTCCCCGACGAGGATCTCTACGTGAAAGTCCTTGAGGCCGGGATCAATATCGTGACGACGGCCGACTGGATCACCGGCTGGCACCGCGACACCAACCACCCGCACCCCTCGGGCAGGCCGGTGTCGCAGCTGCTGGCCGAGGCCTGTGCCAAGGGCGGGTCGACGTTCTACGGCACCGGGATGAACCCCGGCGTCAACCAGATCCTGGGCGTGGTGTGTTCGGCGGACGTCGCCGAGATCGAGAACGTCACCACCATCGAATCCGTCGACGTGTCGTGCCATCACAGCAAGGACACCTGGATCGAGGTGGGATACGGCCTGCCCGTTGACGATCCGTCGATCCCGGCGAAACTGGAGAAGTACACACGGGTGTTCGCCGACAGTGTGCTGATGATGGCCGACTGCTTCGGGCTCGAGCTCGACGAGGTGACATTCAGCGCGGAACTCGGCGCCTGCACCAAGGATGTCGACCTGGGCTGGTACACGCTGCCGAAGGGCTCCCTTGGCGGCAACTACATCAAGTACCAGGGCATGGTCGACGGCGTTCCGCGCATCGAGACGCACCTGGAATGGCAGATGACGCCGCACACCGACCCGAGCTGGAACATCAAGGGCTGCTACATCACTCAGATCAAGGGTGACCCGTGCGTCTACAACAAGCACATGATCTACCCGAAACCCGGTGTGGATCTGTCGAATCCGGACAATTTCGCCTCGATCGGCATGACCGTGACGGGGCTGCCCGCGCTCAACGTCATCGCCTCGGTGGTCAAGGCCCCGCCGGGACTGTTGACGAGCGCCGACGTGCCGCTACGCGGTTTCGCGGGGCGGTTCAACATCTGA
- a CDS encoding TetR/AcrR family transcriptional regulator codes for MTAAARRTNKRGDATRESMLEAARKALATGDPGAVSANRIAKEIGVTWGAVKYQFGDIDGFWAAVLRRTAERRAGMLSHHDSATTLHQRVATIIDLLYDGLTIGDSRAIENLRAALPRDHAELERLYPKTAAELSSWGQSWLQTCQQAFADLDVDPERVREVASFIPGAMRGIASERQLGTYTDLDVARRGLTSAIVAYLK; via the coding sequence ATGACCGCGGCGGCACGACGAACCAACAAGCGCGGTGACGCCACCCGGGAGAGCATGTTGGAGGCCGCGCGCAAGGCGCTGGCCACCGGCGATCCGGGCGCGGTATCGGCCAACCGGATCGCCAAGGAGATCGGCGTCACCTGGGGTGCCGTGAAGTACCAGTTCGGCGATATCGACGGCTTCTGGGCCGCCGTCCTGCGCCGGACCGCCGAGCGCCGCGCGGGCATGCTGAGCCACCACGACAGCGCCACTACGCTGCACCAACGCGTCGCGACCATCATCGACCTGCTCTACGACGGCCTGACCATCGGCGATTCGCGGGCCATCGAGAACCTGCGCGCGGCGCTGCCACGAGACCACGCCGAGCTGGAACGGCTGTACCCGAAGACCGCCGCCGAACTGTCGTCATGGGGGCAGAGCTGGCTGCAGACCTGCCAACAGGCCTTCGCCGACCTGGACGTCGACCCCGAGCGGGTGCGCGAGGTGGCCTCGTTCATCCCCGGCGCGATGCGCGGTATCGCCTCCGAACGCCAGCTCGGTACCTACACCGACCTCGACGTGGCCCGGCGGGGGCTCACGAGCGCGATCGTGGCCTACCTCAAATAG
- the ttfA gene encoding trehalose monomycolate transport factor TtfA, producing the protein MVPLWFTLSALCFVGAAVLLYVDIDRRRGLGRRRKSWAKSHGFDYEHETPDLVKRWSRGIMSTVGENVHARNVVLGQIRGEAVFIFDLDDVATVIALHRKVGTNVAMDVRLKDIPEPRENDIWLLGAIGPRMVYSTNLDAARRACDRRMVTFSHTAPDCAEIMWNEQNWTLVSMPITSTRAQWDEGLRTVRQFNDLLRVLPPVPSGQNSVAGQAVARRSGSPSRPLSAGPMRQNELPTGRSNQAPGRADVGRYTQFAPARNGRPAPNYQR; encoded by the coding sequence ATGGTCCCGCTCTGGTTCACGCTTTCCGCACTCTGCTTCGTGGGTGCGGCAGTGCTGCTGTATGTCGACATCGACCGTCGACGTGGCCTCGGCCGGCGCCGCAAGTCATGGGCGAAGTCGCACGGGTTCGACTACGAACACGAGACTCCCGACCTGGTCAAGCGGTGGAGCCGCGGCATCATGTCGACCGTCGGTGAGAACGTGCACGCCCGCAATGTCGTCCTCGGACAGATCCGCGGCGAGGCCGTGTTCATCTTCGACCTCGACGACGTGGCCACCGTCATCGCCCTGCACCGCAAGGTCGGCACCAACGTGGCCATGGACGTCCGCCTCAAGGACATCCCGGAGCCGCGGGAAAACGACATCTGGCTGCTCGGCGCCATCGGGCCCCGCATGGTCTACTCCACGAACCTCGATGCCGCCCGTCGCGCCTGTGACCGCCGCATGGTGACGTTCTCGCACACCGCCCCGGATTGCGCCGAGATCATGTGGAACGAGCAGAACTGGACGCTGGTGTCCATGCCGATCACCAGCACCCGCGCTCAGTGGGACGAGGGTCTGCGCACCGTCCGCCAGTTCAACGACCTGCTGCGGGTGCTGCCGCCGGTGCCGTCCGGCCAGAACAGTGTCGCCGGTCAGGCCGTCGCCCGTCGCAGCGGTTCGCCGAGCCGCCCGCTCAGCGCCGGCCCGATGCGTCAGAACGAACTGCCCACCGGCCGCAGCAACCAGGCCCCCGGCCGCGCCGACGTCGGGCGCTACACGCAGTTCGCGCCGGCCCGTAACGGCCGTCCCGCGCCGAATTATCAGCGCTGA
- a CDS encoding RNA methyltransferase, translated as MRRCGFRVTDQIVDHADVPGPTEWGAGPGVGPWPGELPDDPRYDPELLREGDSRNVVDAYRYWTREAIIADIDQRRHPLHIAIENFGNDANIGAVVRTANAFAVDTVHIVGRRRWNRRGAMVTDRYQRLMHHATTAELLAFAETKGLTPVAVDNVPGSVRLEETTLPRACLLIFGQEGPGITDDAKTGSMMTVSIAQFGSTRSINAGVAAGIVMHTWITQHAGLDRAW; from the coding sequence ATGCGGCGGTGTGGATTTCGCGTGACTGACCAGATCGTCGACCACGCCGATGTGCCCGGCCCCACCGAATGGGGAGCTGGACCCGGCGTCGGCCCGTGGCCGGGCGAGCTGCCCGACGATCCGCGCTACGACCCGGAGTTGTTGCGTGAGGGCGACTCTCGCAACGTCGTCGATGCCTACCGGTACTGGACGCGGGAGGCGATCATCGCCGACATCGACCAGCGCCGGCACCCGCTGCACATCGCGATCGAGAACTTCGGCAACGACGCCAACATCGGCGCGGTGGTCCGCACCGCCAACGCGTTCGCGGTGGACACCGTGCACATCGTCGGCCGGCGGCGGTGGAATCGCCGGGGCGCCATGGTGACTGACCGCTACCAGCGACTCATGCACCACGCCACCACAGCGGAATTGCTGGCGTTCGCCGAAACCAAGGGGCTGACGCCGGTGGCCGTCGACAACGTGCCCGGCTCGGTGCGGCTGGAAGAGACGACGCTGCCCCGCGCGTGCCTGCTGATCTTCGGGCAGGAGGGGCCGGGCATCACCGACGACGCCAAGACGGGGTCGATGATGACGGTGTCCATCGCGCAATTCGGCTCGACCCGAAGCATCAACGCCGGGGTGGCCGCCGGGATCGTCATGCACACCTGGATCACTCAACACGCAGGACTGGATCGGGCCTGGTAG